AAGAAGGTCGATGCGCTCTTCACCGACGCGCTGCGCAAGCATCTCGCCAAGCACGGTTTCGATCCGTTGATGGGCGCACGACCGATGCAGCGTCTGATCCAGGACACGATCCGTCGTGCACTGGCCGACGAGCTGCTGTTCGGCAAGCTGATGAACGGCGGCCGCGTATCGGTCGACGTGGATGCGGAAGACAAGGTGCAGTTGACCTTCGACGAGCATCCGGCGCCGCGCAACCCGAATCCGGAAGCGGTGGAAATCGAGTAAGTTCGAGTCGTCATCGAAAAGCAGAACGGCGCGGGTTCAACCCCGCGCCGTTTTCTTTTGTGCGCTCGGCTATGCTTCGATCTACGCCCGCTACATTCGGTAGACCGAAGCAATCGAATCAGTCAGTGCTTGCCCGTGCTGCCGAACCCGCCGGCGCCGCGCTCGCTGGTTTCGAAGTCGTCGACGATATTGAACTCCGCTTGCACGACCGGCACGATCACCAGTTGCGCGAGGCGCTCCATCGGATTCAGCACGAACGTGGTCTCACCACGGTTCCACGTCGAGATCATCAGTTGACCTTGGTAATCCGAATCGATCAGGCCGACCAGATTGCCCAGCACGATCCCATGCTTATGTCCCAGGCCCGAGCGCGGCAGAATCAGCGCGGCATAGCCCGGATCGCCGACGTGAATCGCCAGACCCGTCGGCACCAAGGCGGTTTCGCCGGGTTTCAGCGTCAACGGTTCGTCGAGGCACGCGCGCAGGTCGAGGCCCGCGCTGCCGGTGGTGGCGTAAGCCGGGAGCTGCTCGCGCATGCGCGCGTCGAGGATCTTCAGGTCGAGTTTCATGCAGGTTCGAAAGTTAAGGTGCGGGGGCCGGGCGTTCGAGCTGGAACGCATCGGCAAGAAGTTCATAGGAGCGCAAGCGGGCGCGATAGCTGCCCGCCACGGTGAGCACGATCAGTTCGTCGGCGTCGAACTGCTCCTGCAAGGCATGCAGCCGCTCAGTGACGGTTTCCGGCGTACCGATAATACTGCGCGGCTTCTCGCGATCGATCACGAGACGCTCGCGCTCGCCGTACTCCTGCGCGACGCCCTGTTCGATCGTCGGGATCGGTTCGTTCAGGCCATAGGCCATTTGCACGCGGCGCAGATCGACGGCTTTTTCCAGATCAGCCGCTTCCTGTTCGGTGTCCGCGCAGATCACGAACACGGCGGCTGCCAGATACGGTTGCTGCATATCCTTGCCGGCCTTGAAGCGCTCACGATACGCATGCGCGACCTGATGCCCGAAATGCGCATTGATGAAGTGCGCAAACGCAAAGGGAATGCCGAGTTGCGCCGCCAGCAAGCCGCCGAATTCGCTCGACCCGAGCATCCACACTTGCGGACGCGTGTCGATTTGCGGCTGCAGCAGCACGCCGCTCGCAATGTGATCGGCGGGCAAGGTCCCGTGCATCAGGCCGAGCAGATCGGCCACCTGCTGCGGAAAAATATCACCGCGATTGTAGTCGCCGGCTGCGACCGCTTGCGCCGTGCGCATGTCGCCGCCCGGTGCGCGTCCCACGCCCAGATCGATGCGGTTGGGGAACAACGCTTCGAGCATCATGAATTGCTCGGCGACCTTGAACGGGCTGTAGTACGGCAGCATCACGCCGCCGGAGCCCAGTCGAATGCGCTGGGTCACGCTGCCCAGGCGCGCCAGCATCACCTCGGGGCAGGGGTTCGACACGCCGCGCAGGCCATGATGCTCGGCGCACCAGTAACGTGTGTAGCCGAGGTCGTCGGCGAGTTGCGCGAGTTCGACCGTGGCGGCAATCGCATCCGCCACCGAGTGCCCGGCGATCACGGGCGTTTGATCGAGTACGGATAGTCGCGTCATGTCAGTACCGCTCCAGATGATTCAATTCGTTAGCGCGACTCGCGGCGACTGCAATGACGCGTCGCCCGCGTGGCTCAGCGAATCAGACTTGTGTCGGGCAGACGCCTGGCGATTTCCGCGATCAGCGCGCGCGCGAGCGTCTGCTTGTCGGCGCGTGGCAGCTTCGTCGCGCCGCCTGCTTCGAACAGGATCACCTCGTTGTCGTCGAGGCCGAAAGTCAGCGGACCGAGATTGCCGATCAGAAGCGGCACATTCTTGCGCACGCGCTTTTCATCGCCGTGCACTTCCAGATCGCCGCTTTCCGCAGCGAAGCCGACCGCGAACGGCGGATGCGGCAGCTTCGCCACCGAGGCCAGAATGTCCGGATTCTCGACGAAGGAAAACGTGGGCAGCGCACGATCCGCTGTCTTCTTGATCTTGTGCTCGCTGGCGTGATCGACACGCCAGTCGGCCACTGCGGCCACGCCGATAAAAATGTCGGCGTCCGCAACCGAGCGCATCACCGCGTCGTGCATCTGCTGCGCGGTTTGCACGTCCTGGCGGAACACGCCCCACGGCGTTTCGAGCGCGACGGGGCCGGCGATCAGATGCACCTCGGCGCCGGCCTGCTGCGCGGCGCGCGCCAGCGCGAAGCCCATCTTGCCGCTGGAGCGGTTGGTGATGCCGCGTACCGGATCGAGTGGTTCGAACGTCGGCCCGGCTGTCAGCAACACGCGCTTGCCGGCCAGGATTTTCGGCGCGAAGAACGAGGCGATGGCTTCGTACGTGGCCGCGGCTTCGAGCATGCGGCCGTCGCCGACTTCGCCGCACGCTTGCGGGCCGGAATCGGGCCCAAGCACTTCGATGCCGTCGGCGCGCAATTGCGCGACATTGCGCTGCGTAGCCGGGTTCTGCCACATCTGCCGGTTCATGGCGGGCACGACCAGCAGCGGACAATCGCGGGCGACACAGAGCGTCGACAGGAGGTCGTCGGCCATGCCGTGCGCGAGTTTGGCGAGGAAATCGGTGGAGGCGGGCGCGATCACGATCGCATCCGCTTCACGCGACAGATCGATGTGCGCCATGTTGTTCGGCACCCGCTCGTCCCACTGGCTCGTGTAGACCGGACGTCCCGAAAGCGCCTGCATGGTGACGGGAGTGATGAACTGCGTCGCCGCTTCGGTCATGACGACCTGCACGGTCGCGCCGGCCTTGGTCAACAGACGCGTGAGTTCGGCAATCTTGTAGCAGGCAATGCCGCCCGTCATGCCGAGGACGAGGTGTTTTCCTGCGAGTTCTGCGGTTGCCAACGAAAGCCTCCGACAAAGCGTGGTGGCGAGCGGCGAGGCGTTGCGTCCCCGCCGCCGCGTCTTTCAAAGCGTACTGGTGCGCAACCGCCAGCGCGCGAAGTTAGCGTGTGCCGTTAGCGCGAGCCGCGCACGCGCCGCAACTCGTCGAGCACGAGCAGCACCGCGCCGACCGTGATCGCGCTGTCGGCGAGATTGAACGCCGGCCAGTGCCACGTGCGCACGTGGAAATCGAGGAAGTCGATCACGTGGCCATACGCGAGCCGGTCAATCACGTTGCCGAGCGCGCCGCCGAGAATCAGCGCGAGCGCCGTGCAGAACATTTTCTGACCGCCGTGGCGCTTGAGCAGGTAGCAGATCACCAGCGCGGCCACCACGCCGAGCGCGGTGAACGCCCAGCGTTGCCAGCCGCCCGCCATCGCTAGGAAGCTGAATGCCGCGCCGCGGTTGTACACGAGGATCAGGTTGAAAAACGACGTGACCTCATGCGCGACACCGTAGGCGAACACTTTCTGGACGGCGATTTTCGTCAGCTGATCGAACAGGATGACGATCAGCGCGACGCCCAGCCAGGGCGCCAGCGAACCGTTTGCAGCAGACGTTTTCGACGCGGTTTTCGACATGGTTCTCGCCATTATGCCGCGCTCCTGATTTCACCGTTGCCGAACAGATTGCTAAAGCAGCGGCCGCACAGCGTGGGGTGTTCGGCGTTCGCGCCGACGTCCGCGCGGTAGTGCCAGCAGCGTTCGCACTTCAAATACTTCGAGGCGATGACCTCGACGCCTTCTTCCGCTTCGCTGTCGACCTTCACCACGCTTGCCGCCGACGTGATCAGCACGAACTTCAGGTCGTCGCCGAGGCTCGTGAGCGCGTCGTAGCGCGCGCCGCTTGCGCGGATTTCCACTTCCGCCTGCAACGATGAGCCGATCAGGTTCGCCACGCGTGCTTCTTCGAGCGCCTTGGTCACGTCGCTGCGCGCGGCGCGCAGGAGCGTCCATTTGTCGAGCAGCGTGCCCGCTTCCGGCACGGCCGGGAACGCGTGATACGTCTCGGTGAAGATCGTTTCGCTGTTCGGCTGGAAGATCTTCCACGCTTCTTCGGCGGTGAACGACAGGAACGGCGCCATCAGACGCAACAGGCCGTGCGCGATGTGATACAGCGCGGTCTGCGCCGAGCGGCGCGCGACGGAGTCCGCGGCGGTCGTGTACAGACGATCCTTCAGCACGTCCAGATAGAAGCCGCCGAGGTCTTCCGAGCAGAACGTCTGCAGCTTGGCGACCACCGGGTGGAACTCGTACTTGTCGTAGTGCGAGAGGATGTCGTTTTGCAGATTTGCCGACAGCGCCACTGCATAGCGGTCGATCTCGAGCCAGTCTTCGACCGGACGCGCGTGCTGCGCGAAGTCGAAGTCCGACAGGTTCGCGAGCAGAAAACGCAGCGTGTTGCGGATACGCCGATAGCCTTCCGTCACCCGCTTCAGAATTTCTTCCGAGATCGCCAGTTCGCCCGAGTAATCGGTCGACGCGATCCACAGGCGGATGATTTCCGCGCCGAGGCGGTTCGCCACTTCATGCGGATCGATGCCGTTGCCGAGCGACTTGCTCATCTTGCGGCCTTCGCCGTCCACGGTGAAGCCGTGCGTGAGCAGCGCGTTATACGGCGGGCGGCCGTCGAGCATCGAAGCGGTCAGCAGCGACGAGTGGAACCAGCCGCGATGCTGGTCCGAGCCCTCCAGATACAGGTCGGCCGGGAATTGCAGTTCGTCCTTGTGCGAGCCGCGCAGCACGTGCCAGTGCGTGGTGCCCGAATCGAACCACACGTCCAGCGTGTCGCGGTTCTTTTCGTACATGTTGGCGTCGTCGCCAATCAATTCGCGCGGGTCGAGTGTTTGCCAGGCTTCGATGCCGGCCTTCTCGACACGTTGCGCGACTTCCTCGAGCAATTCCAGCGTACGCGGATGCAGTTCGCCGGTTTCCTTGTGCACGAAGAACGCCATCGGCACGCCCCATTGGCGCTGGCGCGACAGCGTCCAGTCCGGGCGGTTGGCGATCATGCTGAAGAGGCGCTGCTTGCCCCACGCCGGGAAGAAGGCGGTGTTCTCGATGCCTTCGAGCGCGGTTTCGCGCAGCGTCTTGTCGGTATCGTTCGGCTTCACGTCCATGCCGGCGAACCATTGCGACGTCGCGCGGTAGATGATCGGCGTCTTGTGGCGCCAGCAGTGCATGTAGCTGTGCGTGTACTTCTCGGTGCGCATCAGCGAGCCGGCGCCTTGCAGCGCTTCGACGATCTGCGGGTTGGCCGCCCAGATCGACAGGCCGCCGAACAGCGCGAGCGATTCGATATAACGGCCGTCGCCCATCACCGGATTGATGATGTCCGAGTCCGCCATGCCGTGCGCCTTGCACGACACGAAGTCTTCCACGCCGTATGCCGGCGACGAGTGCACGATACCCGTACCCGTTTCGGTCGTCACATAGTCGCCGAGATAGACCGGCGCCGTGCGCTTGTAGCCCGGATGCGCGGACGCGAGCGGATGATGGAAGCGCAGATTGACGAGCTTC
The nucleotide sequence above comes from Paraburkholderia sp. FT54. Encoded proteins:
- the dut gene encoding dUTP diphosphatase; protein product: MKLDLKILDARMREQLPAYATTGSAGLDLRACLDEPLTLKPGETALVPTGLAIHVGDPGYAALILPRSGLGHKHGIVLGNLVGLIDSDYQGQLMISTWNRGETTFVLNPMERLAQLVIVPVVQAEFNIVDDFETSERGAGGFGSTGKH
- a CDS encoding LLM class flavin-dependent oxidoreductase, with amino-acid sequence MTRLSVLDQTPVIAGHSVADAIAATVELAQLADDLGYTRYWCAEHHGLRGVSNPCPEVMLARLGSVTQRIRLGSGGVMLPYYSPFKVAEQFMMLEALFPNRIDLGVGRAPGGDMRTAQAVAAGDYNRGDIFPQQVADLLGLMHGTLPADHIASGVLLQPQIDTRPQVWMLGSSEFGGLLAAQLGIPFAFAHFINAHFGHQVAHAYRERFKAGKDMQQPYLAAAVFVICADTEQEAADLEKAVDLRRVQMAYGLNEPIPTIEQGVAQEYGERERLVIDREKPRSIIGTPETVTERLHALQEQFDADELIVLTVAGSYRARLRSYELLADAFQLERPAPAP
- the coaBC gene encoding bifunctional phosphopantothenoylcysteine decarboxylase/phosphopantothenate--cysteine ligase CoaBC, which translates into the protein MATAELAGKHLVLGMTGGIACYKIAELTRLLTKAGATVQVVMTEAATQFITPVTMQALSGRPVYTSQWDERVPNNMAHIDLSREADAIVIAPASTDFLAKLAHGMADDLLSTLCVARDCPLLVVPAMNRQMWQNPATQRNVAQLRADGIEVLGPDSGPQACGEVGDGRMLEAAATYEAIASFFAPKILAGKRVLLTAGPTFEPLDPVRGITNRSSGKMGFALARAAQQAGAEVHLIAGPVALETPWGVFRQDVQTAQQMHDAVMRSVADADIFIGVAAVADWRVDHASEHKIKKTADRALPTFSFVENPDILASVAKLPHPPFAVGFAAESGDLEVHGDEKRVRKNVPLLIGNLGPLTFGLDDNEVILFEAGGATKLPRADKQTLARALIAEIARRLPDTSLIR
- the lspA gene encoding signal peptidase II; translation: MSKTASKTSAANGSLAPWLGVALIVILFDQLTKIAVQKVFAYGVAHEVTSFFNLILVYNRGAAFSFLAMAGGWQRWAFTALGVVAALVICYLLKRHGGQKMFCTALALILGGALGNVIDRLAYGHVIDFLDFHVRTWHWPAFNLADSAITVGAVLLVLDELRRVRGSR
- the ileS gene encoding isoleucine--tRNA ligase translates to MSNKKADSKPQSRYPVNLLDTPFPMRGDLPKREPQWVKEWQERKVYETIRAASKGRKKFILHDGPPYANGDIHLGHAVNKILKDMIVKARNLAGFDAVYVPGWDCHGMPIEIQIEKQFGKSLPAAEVMQKARAYATEQIEKQKVGFRRLGVLGDWDNPYKTMNFTNEAGEIRALAKIMEKGYVFRGLKPVNWCFDCGSALAEAEVEYKDKTDPTIDVLFSFAEPEKTAQAFGLNALPRNEGGIVIWTTTPWTIPANQALNLHPEIVYALVDTPRGLLILAQERVEACLKLYGLEGKIVATTPGAKLVNLRFHHPLASAHPGYKRTAPVYLGDYVTTETGTGIVHSSPAYGVEDFVSCKAHGMADSDIINPVMGDGRYIESLALFGGLSIWAANPQIVEALQGAGSLMRTEKYTHSYMHCWRHKTPIIYRATSQWFAGMDVKPNDTDKTLRETALEGIENTAFFPAWGKQRLFSMIANRPDWTLSRQRQWGVPMAFFVHKETGELHPRTLELLEEVAQRVEKAGIEAWQTLDPRELIGDDANMYEKNRDTLDVWFDSGTTHWHVLRGSHKDELQFPADLYLEGSDQHRGWFHSSLLTASMLDGRPPYNALLTHGFTVDGEGRKMSKSLGNGIDPHEVANRLGAEIIRLWIASTDYSGELAISEEILKRVTEGYRRIRNTLRFLLANLSDFDFAQHARPVEDWLEIDRYAVALSANLQNDILSHYDKYEFHPVVAKLQTFCSEDLGGFYLDVLKDRLYTTAADSVARRSAQTALYHIAHGLLRLMAPFLSFTAEEAWKIFQPNSETIFTETYHAFPAVPEAGTLLDKWTLLRAARSDVTKALEEARVANLIGSSLQAEVEIRASGARYDALTSLGDDLKFVLITSAASVVKVDSEAEEGVEVIASKYLKCERCWHYRADVGANAEHPTLCGRCFSNLFGNGEIRSAA